The Stomoxys calcitrans chromosome 3, idStoCalc2.1, whole genome shotgun sequence genome includes a region encoding these proteins:
- the LOC106081387 gene encoding fructose-1,6-bisphosphatase 1 isoform X1 → MAATNPTMTQQGPAFDSNCMTLTRFVLQEQRKFKHATGDLSQLLNCIQTSIKAIASAVRKAGIAKLHGIAGDVNVQGEEVKKLDVLSNELFINMLKSSYTTCLMVSEENENVIEVETEKQGKYIVCFDPLDGSSNIDCLVSIGSIFAIYRKKSEGAPSVQDALQPGREIVAAGYALYGSATAIVLSLGPGSGVNGFMYDPAIGEFILTEPNMRVPEKGKIYSINEGYAADWEAGVFNYIAAKKDPSKGKPYGARYVGSMVADVHRTIKYGGIFIYPATKSAPNGKLRLLYECNPMAYLMVEAGGLASNGKISILDILPQKIHERSPIFLGSKKDVEEALSYYQKS, encoded by the exons atggcAGCCACGAATC CCACTATGACACAACAAGGTCCTGCCTTTGATTCCAATTGCATGACACTGACACGTTTTGTGCTGCAGGAACAACGTAAATTCAAACATGCCACCGGTGATTTGTCTCAATTGTTGAATTGCATACAGACTTCCATTAAGGCTATTGCCTCGGCGGTTCGTAAGGCTGGCATTGCCAAATTGCATGGTATTGCTGGAGATGTCAATGTGCAAGGTGAAGAGGTGAAAAAATTGGATGTTCTTTCCAATGAGCTGTTTATCAATATGTTGAAATCTTCCTATACCACCTGCCTGATGGTGTCCGAGGAAAATGAAAATGTCATAGAGGTGGAGACTGAAAAGCAG GGCAAATACATAGTCTGCTTTGATCCCTTAGATGGTTCCTCGAATATTGATTGTCTGGTCTCTATAGGTTCAATTTTTGCCATTTATCGCAAAAAATCCGAAGGTGCTCCCAGTGTTCAAGATGCTTTGCAGCCTGGCCGTGAAATTGTTGCTGCTGGCTATGCCTTGTATGGCTCGGCCACCGCCATTGTTCTGAGTTTGGGTCCTGGTTCAGGGGTAAATGGCTTCATGTATGATCCCGCCATTGGTGAATTCATTTTAACCGAACCCAATATGCGTGTGCCCGAAAAGGGTAAAATCTATTCCATCAATGAGGGTTATGCGGCCGATTGGGAGGCCGGAGTCTTTAATTATATTGCTGCCAAAAAGGATCCCAGCAAAGGCAAGCCCTATGGTGCCCGCTATGTGGGCTCTATGGTTGCGGATGTCCACCGTACCATTAAATATGGAGGTATTTTCATCTATCCCGCCACCAAATCAGCTCCCAATGGTAAATTGCGTTTGTTATACGAATGCAATCCCATGGCCTATTTGATGGTTGAGGCCGGTGGCTTGGCCAGTAAtggcaaaatctctattttgGATATTTTGCCTCAAAAGATACACGAAAGATCGCCCATATTTTTGGGATCCAAAAAAGATGTGGAGGAAGCGCTTAGTTATTATCAGaaatcttaa
- the LOC106081387 gene encoding fructose-1,6-bisphosphatase 1 isoform X2 — MTQQGPAFDSNCMTLTRFVLQEQRKFKHATGDLSQLLNCIQTSIKAIASAVRKAGIAKLHGIAGDVNVQGEEVKKLDVLSNELFINMLKSSYTTCLMVSEENENVIEVETEKQGKYIVCFDPLDGSSNIDCLVSIGSIFAIYRKKSEGAPSVQDALQPGREIVAAGYALYGSATAIVLSLGPGSGVNGFMYDPAIGEFILTEPNMRVPEKGKIYSINEGYAADWEAGVFNYIAAKKDPSKGKPYGARYVGSMVADVHRTIKYGGIFIYPATKSAPNGKLRLLYECNPMAYLMVEAGGLASNGKISILDILPQKIHERSPIFLGSKKDVEEALSYYQKS, encoded by the exons ATGACACAACAAGGTCCTGCCTTTGATTCCAATTGCATGACACTGACACGTTTTGTGCTGCAGGAACAACGTAAATTCAAACATGCCACCGGTGATTTGTCTCAATTGTTGAATTGCATACAGACTTCCATTAAGGCTATTGCCTCGGCGGTTCGTAAGGCTGGCATTGCCAAATTGCATGGTATTGCTGGAGATGTCAATGTGCAAGGTGAAGAGGTGAAAAAATTGGATGTTCTTTCCAATGAGCTGTTTATCAATATGTTGAAATCTTCCTATACCACCTGCCTGATGGTGTCCGAGGAAAATGAAAATGTCATAGAGGTGGAGACTGAAAAGCAG GGCAAATACATAGTCTGCTTTGATCCCTTAGATGGTTCCTCGAATATTGATTGTCTGGTCTCTATAGGTTCAATTTTTGCCATTTATCGCAAAAAATCCGAAGGTGCTCCCAGTGTTCAAGATGCTTTGCAGCCTGGCCGTGAAATTGTTGCTGCTGGCTATGCCTTGTATGGCTCGGCCACCGCCATTGTTCTGAGTTTGGGTCCTGGTTCAGGGGTAAATGGCTTCATGTATGATCCCGCCATTGGTGAATTCATTTTAACCGAACCCAATATGCGTGTGCCCGAAAAGGGTAAAATCTATTCCATCAATGAGGGTTATGCGGCCGATTGGGAGGCCGGAGTCTTTAATTATATTGCTGCCAAAAAGGATCCCAGCAAAGGCAAGCCCTATGGTGCCCGCTATGTGGGCTCTATGGTTGCGGATGTCCACCGTACCATTAAATATGGAGGTATTTTCATCTATCCCGCCACCAAATCAGCTCCCAATGGTAAATTGCGTTTGTTATACGAATGCAATCCCATGGCCTATTTGATGGTTGAGGCCGGTGGCTTGGCCAGTAAtggcaaaatctctattttgGATATTTTGCCTCAAAAGATACACGAAAGATCGCCCATATTTTTGGGATCCAAAAAAGATGTGGAGGAAGCGCTTAGTTATTATCAGaaatcttaa
- the LOC106081386 gene encoding tRNA-dihydrouridine(47) synthase [NAD(P)(+)]-like, with protein sequence MMEPGICYIKSEFLLEEVKKTIIPTEESNKRKITDAPEEGEGAVNSKEPNDQPENKFQKTGKKERKRGQNKNRPVYKDDRTTHLCNSLIHGPSENKCSLDNCRYVHDLQQYLSAKGEDLGEKCVVFEAKGFCPRGVTCRFAKSHLDSEGRNIKSASYDENAPPTTCNGITSELQVRLRKRQYDFSKSKKFIKMAEEIRDKRKQDKQSNVAEKKVEANEKLESAENGSKIDEEKPLGSCTDEESNGQDIKRRTPVDFVDKLVLSPLTTVGNLPFRRICKEFGADITCGEMACCVPLVKGMTQEWALTKRHESEDVFGVQLCGNNPNIIAQTAQLMQETAKVDYIDLNIGCPIELIYQQGGGSALMRRTNILELTVRSCSNLNSQIPFTVKMRTGIYADKSVAHELVPLVEEWGAAAVTLHGRSREQRYTRNANWEYIEQCASKAKHMPIIGNGDILNFEDYLEKRKMAPHVSSVMIGRGALIKPWIFKEIKEQKHWDPSSNERFDMMRRYANYGLEHWGSDTKGVENTRRFLLEWQSFLYRYIPYDLMLHPPQKINQRPQTFRGRDEMETLMSSPNSQDWVKLSEMLLGPVPEGFTFVPKHKANSY encoded by the exons atGATGGAGCCCGGTATATGTTATATTAAATCAGA atttttattggaagaagtaaaaaagacaATAATTCCAACTGAAGAAAGCAACAAAAGAAAGATTACAGATGCTCCCGAGGAGGGTGAAGGTGCAGTAAACTCTAAAGAACCGAACGATCAACCGGAAAACAAATTTCAGAAGACTGGAAAAAAGGAACGCAAAAGAGGACAAAACAAG AATCGCCCTGTCTACAAAGATGACCGCACCACACATCTATGTAATTCATTGATACATGGACCCAGTGAGAATAAATGTTCCTTAGACAATTGTCGTTATGTTCATGACCTGCAACAATATCTGTCTGCCAAAGGAGAAGATCTTGGCGAGAAATGCGTGGTATTTGAGGCAAAGGGTTTCTGTCCACGAGGTGTGACTTGCCGCTTTGCCAAATCGCATTTGGACAGTGAAGGCAGGAATATTAAATCTGCCAGTTATGATGAGAATGCACCTCCCACCACATGCAATGGCATAACATCGGAATTACAAGTACGTTTGCGTAAACGCCAATATGATTTCTCCAAGTctaaaaagtttataaaaatggcCGAAGAAATTCgagataaaagaaaacaagataAACAAAGCAACGTTGCAGAAAAGAAGGTCGAAGCGAATGAAAAATTGGAAAGCGCAGAAAATGGAAGCAAAATCGATGAAGAGAAGCCCTTGGGCTCCTGTACAGATGAGGAGAGTAACGGTCAAGACATTAAACGCCGGACACCTGTTGACTTTGTCGATAAACTTGTATTGTCTCCCCTCACCACAGTGGGTAATTTACCTTTTCGCCGCATATGCAAAGAGTTTGGTGCGGACATCACTTGTGGTGAAATGGCCTGTTGTGTACCTCTGGTCAAGGGCATGACTCAGGAATGGGCCTTGACAAAACGTCATGAATCCGAAGATGTTTTTGGTGTCCAATTATGTGGTAATAATCCCAATATTATTGCTCAAACGGCCCAACTAATGCAGGAGACAGCCAAAGTGGATTATATCGACTTAAATATAGGATGTCCCATAGAATTGATTTATCAACAGGGAGGCGGTAGTGCTTTGATGAGAAGGACTAATATATTAGAGCTTACAGTGAGATCATGCTCGAATTTAAATTCTCAAATTCCATTTACGGTAAAAATGCGTACCGGTATTTATGCGGATAAAAGTGTGGCCCATGAATTGGTGCCCTTGGTCGAGGAATGGGGAGCAGCAGCTGTCACT TTACATGGACGTTCTCGAGAGCAACGTTATACCAGAAATGCCAACTGGGAGTATATAGAACAGTGTGCATCAAAAGCAAAGCATATGCCCATAATTGGCAATGGGGATATATTGAATTTTGAAGACTACCTGGAAAAGAGG AAAATGGCTCCCCATGTATCTTCCGTTATGATTGGCCGTGGTGCTTTAATTAAGCCTTGGATCTTCAAAGAAATCAAAGAGCAAAAACATTGGGATCCCAGTTCAAATGAACGTTTCGATATGATGCGTAGATATGCCAACTATGGTCTAGAACACTGGGGCTCCGATACAAAGGGAGTGGAAAATACACGAAGATTTTTACTTGAATGGCAGTCATTTTTGTATCGTTATATACCCTACGATTTGATGTTGCATCCACCCCAGAAGATCAATCAAAGACCACAAACCTTTAGAGGGCGGGATGAAATGGAAACTTTAATGAGTTCACCCAATTCACAGGATTGGGTTAAGCTAAGTGAAATGTTATTGGGTCCGGTACCAGAGGGTTTCACATTTGTGCCCAAGCACAAAGCTAATTCTTATTGA